The segment GTTGATGAGCATCACCGGGGAAGAGGGAGGACCCCCCTTGAAGGTGGGCATAGCCATCACAGACATTGGAGCCGGCATGTGGGGTGCCCTAGGGATTATGGCTGCCTTGAATCACCGGGAGAGGACTGGCCAGGGCCAGTTGGTGGATGTGGCGCTCCTAGACGGGGTGGTATCTTGGCTTACCTTCATGGCCGGCATCTACTTCGCAACAGGCCAGAACCCGCCCAAGCTGGGCTCGGCGCACCCTACGATTGTTCCGTACCAGGCTTTCCAGTGCAGTGACGGTCGCTGGATCGTGGTAGCTGTGGGCAACGACAACCTGTGGCTGCAATTTCTCACCGTGATCCGTGATGAGGCTATCGCCAGTGATCCCAGGTTTGCCCGGAACCAAGGCAGGGTGGAGAACAGGAAGGAACTAGTGGAAAGGCTTCAGAGGGCCTTCCTGCAGAGGGATGCAGCCTACTGGCTTTCCGCCCTGGAGGCCGCAGGGGTTCCTGTGGGACCCATCAACACACTGGAAGACGTATTCCGGGATCCGCAGGTTCTTGCCAGGGATATGCTGGCGGAGATGGACCATCCATTGGTGGGCAGGCTCAATACGCTGGGGGTGCCGGTAAAGCTCTCCCTGACCCCCGGGTCCCTGGATACCCCCCCTCCCTTGCTGGGGGAACACACCAGGGAGATCCTCATGGGTCTTGGCTATTCCCCCGAGGAAGTGGAGGAGATACAAGGAGAAGCCACAGTCTAACCCGGTTCCTTGTTGACGGAGAAGAAGCCCGTGAGGGGGGAGTAACGTGGATCGTATAGCGGAGTTGGAGAGGCAATATGTGCTGAGGTCCTGGTCTGTTCAGTCCAAAAACACCTACACAAACGTTGTAGGGGGCAAGGGGGCCTTCTTCTGGGACGACCAGGGCAAGAAGTACCTGGATTTCTCGGCCCAGCTGGTGAACGCCAATGTTGGCCACCAGGACCCTAGGGTAATCGAAGCCATCAAGGAACAGGCTGACAAGATGTGTTACGTCGCGCCCTTTTACGCTTCGGAGCCCAGGGCCAGGCTGGCTCAGGAGGTCATTGAGGTTTGCCCGCCTAGCATGGGGAAGGTCTTTTTTACCCTGGGTGGAGCCGAGTCTAATGAGAACGCCATAAAGATAGCCCGCATGTACACGGGAAAAATGAAGGTCATAAGCAGGTACCGCTCCTACCATGGTGCCACCTATGGTGCCATCACGCTCACTGGTGACCCTAGGAGGCCCCCGGTGGAGCCGGGTATCCCAGGCGTTCTCAAGGTGTTCGACCACTATTGTTACCGGTGTTCATTTGGCCTGAGATATCCCTCCTGCGATGTACGGTGTGCGGAGAGTATCCGGGAGGTTATCCAGTACGAGAACCCCGACACGGTGGCCGCAGTGACGGTGGAGACGGTCACGGGAACCAACGGCATCTTCGTGCCGCCCCCAGAGTACTTGCCCAGGCTACGGGAGATATGTGACGAGTTTAGCGTTCTCCTCATCTGTGATGAGGTGATGTCAGGCTTCGGCCGTACCGGGGAATGGTTCGCGGTAGACCACTGGAAAATCCAGCCCGACATGATGACTATGGCCAAAGGGCTCACATCTGGCTACGTTCCCCTTGGGGCTGTGGTTGTCTCCAAGGACATCGCCAAGGGCTTTGAGGATCGCATGTTCTGGTGTGGGCTGACCTACAGTGGCCATAGCCTGGCCTGTGCCGCAGGCTTGGGCAACATGAGGGCCTATAGGGAAGACGGCATGATAGGCAACGCCAAGAGACTCGGAAACGTCATGGACCAAGAGCTGGCGGCCATCATGGACAGGCACCCCAGCGTGGGGGATATCCGGAACATAGGGCTGTTTGGCGCCATCGAGCTGGTAAAGGACCGGGAGACCCGCGAGCCCTTGGCTCCCTGGAACGGGCCCGATCCCGGGGTGATGGGGGCCATCAACAAGTTCTTGCTTGAGAGGGGCGTGTACACATACCTCCGCTGGAACCTGCTGTTCCTTACGCCTCCCCTGTGCATCACTGAATCCGAGCTGGTAGAGGGTCTCGCAATAGTGGACGAAAGCCTGAGGATAGCGGACGAGTTCGCCGCAAAGAAGGGGTAGATGCCCAAGGGGGGCTGGTTTCCCCAGCCCCCCCTAGAACACCACGGGAGTGAGCCACATGCCCTACGGGTACAATTCAAGGTTCCTCAGGATGGACTTGGGCACCGGAGAGGTGAGCACTCAAACCTACACTGAGGAACTGGCCAGGAAGTATCTCGGAGGCAGCGGGATAATCACCAGGATCCTCTGGGATGAGGTAGACCTTCACGCCGACCCGCTGGGACCCGAGAATCCCCTGGCCTTCATGACGGGTCTCCTTACCGGAACACCGGTTCCCACCGCCTGCAAGGGCTCGGTAGTGGCCAGGTCCCCTCTTACTGGACTATGGTCTGAGTCCACCGTTGGTGGTTACTGGCCAGCCAGGCTCAAGGGGACAGGCTATGATGGAATCTTGTTCACAGGCGAAGCGCCCAAACCAGTCTATGTCTACCTGGACCGGGACAGGACCGAGGTGTTGCCCGCTGGGGACCTCTGGGGCCTGGATACTTACGAGGTGGCGGAGAGGCTCAGGGAAATCCATGGGGACAAGTGCCAGGTGGCGGCCATTGGACCAGCTGGGGAGAACCTGGTGAAGATCGCCTCGATCATGATGGGTGGGCATGATGGGCGTGCCGCCGGGCGCACGGGAATGGGGGCCGTAATGGGCTCCAAACGGCTCAAAGCTATCGTGGCCGGGGAAGGTGCCCGCCCAGGCGTGGCGGACCTTAAAGCCCTTCAGGCCAAGAACAAGGAGGTTCTGGAGGTCCTCAAGGTAGCCGCCAAGGGATTGCACGACTTTGGCACGGCCGGGGGCGTCAAGGCAGTTGAGGCCTTCGGGGACCTGCCCATCAAGAACTGGATGGAGGGCTCGTGGACTGAGGGTGCCGAGAAGATCTGTGGGCAGACCATTGACAAGACCGTCCTTGAAGGGCACTATGCGTGTTTTTCCTGTCCCATTCGCTGTGGCAAGATTGTGCGACTTAGAACCGGGCCCCACCAGGGCGATACTGCTCACGGCCCGGAATATGAGACCTGCGCCGGCCTGGGCTCAATGGTACTAAACGATGACCTCGATGTGCTGTGCGCCGGGAATGACCTGTGCAACCGCCTAGGTCTTGACACCATATCCGCATCGGCTGTCATTGCCCTGGCCATGGAGGCCTACGACAAGGGCCTCATATCCCGAGAGGACGCTGGCATGGAGGTTCTCTGGGGAGATCCTGGCGCCATACTGGGTCTGCTCCAGCAGGTAGCCTATCGCCAGGGGCTCGGGGAGGTCCTGTCGGGAGGGGTCAAGAGCGCATCCGAGCAACTGGGCAAGAACACTGCGGAAATGGCGGTTCACCAGAAAGGACTGGAGTATGCCTACCACGACCCCAGGGCTTTCACAAGTATGTCCGTGAACTACTCCACAGCCAACCGGGGGGCGTGCCACCTGGAGGGCCTAACATACTTCGTGGAGAACAAGGCCTTTCCCGGCAGCATAATCGGGCTTGCCGATGAGTGGGATCCCCACTCGTCCGAAGGCAAGGCCAAGTTGGCCGTGTCGATGCAGGATTTCCTGTCAGTCTTCAATCCCCTGGGGATATGCAAGTTTCTTATGAGGGGAAAGACAGGTCCAGATACCCTGGCGCATTGGGTAAACTCGGCGCTGGGTTGGGAGGTGGATGCGGCTGGCCTCATTGAGACAGGGGAGAGGCTATTCAACATGCACCGGGCTATCAATACCAGGATGGGGATAAGCCGGAAGGACGACGTGCCTCCGCCACGCCTTATCTCCCACGCCAGGAGAACGGGCGGGGCCGCGGGGAGCCTTCCCCATGCCGGTAAGTTGCTCAATGAATACTATGACCTGCGCGGTTGGGACGAAGAGGGTATACCCACTGAGGATAAGCTTCTGGGGCTGGGCCTGGAATGCATGTTGCCTCCGACACCCTGGTAATTGCCGGGAAACTAAGGGGGCCCCAGCGTGGGGCCCCCTCGGTAGTAAGCCCGGCACATTCAGCCATTTTGAGTGTCGTGGCGGTGCGACGCCTGGCTGCCAAACCCTCGAGCGAGTCAAGGCTCGCCTTGTTGACATACTCCCACGAATTATGGTCGTAACTGGACACAACAGCACTTCCATGGAGCTAGTCAATGGATCCCACCGGCTGAACCTGAGCAGCCTGCTGGACGAGGCGGTAAAACAGCTTGCCCCGACCAACCCCCGGAAAGGTTACTGTGTGTATCAAGGGGACCAATAAACAAAAGCCCTATCTCTCCCTATGGGCAGACCCAGGGCGTATCAGCCTACTCTCTACGTACCGGCAACTTCGTCAACCTTGCCAAACCGCCCGGTGCGGACCCGCACGCCGGGTGGTGTGGAGGGGCGGGGGGGTTAGCCGGCCCCTCCTCCCCGATCAGGCAAGTCACCCACTCCCGGCCAGCAAGAACTTCTTTTCAATGACATCGGCAAGGGAGGCCGCATCATCCCGGTTGATGTAGGGCGGTGCCCCCATTATCGTTTCGCCGTTTCCTACCTGTGCCACCATGTTGTCTCCTGGCCCGTACAAGGGCGACGGGTCACGGAGGCCGAGCACCTCCACCTTGGGCTTGTCACCGCTCTTATACCCCTCGGTGAGAATGATATCGACCTCACCCAGCAGTGTCGCCACGTCATCCAGGGGCATCTCTGACTCAAGCCGCCGGATCACTGCCACCTTTGCGTGGGAGGAGATGGCTACAGAGACTGCTCCAGCCCTGGCATGTTTCCAGGTGTCCTTGCCAGGCTGGTCAACCTCAAAACCATGAACGTCGTGCTTGATGGTGCCTACACGATAGCCCCTGCCAGCCAATTCAGGGATGAGGCGCTCAAGGAGGGTGGTCTTGCCGCTCTTGGAGCGGCCTACCACGGAGATAATGGGTATCAAGTTATCACCTCTGGTCATGAGCATTCTCCAACTGACCTATATTCCATCACCGTTTCGCCTTTCCTGCGGGCCAGGCATCCTGTGCCTGCGAACCTCACCGTTCATCCAGGCCAGCCCAATGGCAGTGGAGTTCTCCGCCTCGGGTTGGGTGGCAAGAGGAGCCCGAACCTGTCCACTTCCTCCAGGAACAGGGTTATGCCCAGGAGGAAGGGCCTTAGTCAACCGCAAAGGTATGGCAGTACCGCCCAGGTTCTCCTTCAACAAAAGAGGCTGGATGCCACTAATCCCCTGCCTGACCAGAGCAGGACTTGCCCCTAAGCCTGGCGAAAACCTGGGCGCATCCCATGTGACAAGGGGTGATAGAACAGACCGGTCAAGATGCGGGGGGGGGGGCCCCATGAAGATTTCCGTGAGTGAGGCCTTGGCGTTGAAGCCCTTCAGGCAGGCCCGGGTGCTCGCTGGGTCAGGGGGATTGGAGCGGAAGATCGGCTCCGTCACCGTAATGGACACCCCTGATATAGCACGCTGGCTGAAGGGCAACGAGATGCTCTTGTGCAACCTGTTTGTCCTCAAGGATGACCCCAAGGCCCAGGTAGGACTCATCAGCGACCTTGCGGCGAAGGACGTGGCCTGCCTTGCGCTGAAGCTCAAGCGTTTTGTGGACAACGTCCCTAAAGAGATGCTGGACCTCGCGGATGAGCTGGACCTCCCCATAATCGAGATGCCAGGGGACATCGCGTGGATAGAGGTAATAACGCCTGTGTTTGGAGAGATCCTCAACCGGCAGGCGATGGCACTGGAGAGATCCGTGGAGATCCACAAGAGATTTACCACCATTGCATTGAAGGGTGATGGGGTCCAGGCCATTGCCTCCAGCCTATCCCAACTCATCCAGCACCCCGTGACCATAGTGGATGGGAGTTTCCAGGTGCTTTGCCACGTACCCTTTGGAGCGTCTTGTGAGACCCCCCCTATATCCGAGGTCCTTAAGGTCTTTGAGGAAGCCCCCCTGGTGCTGACCATCCACGGTTGCAGGTGCCGCCAGATCCCGCTTTTCCAGCTGGGCGTAACATGCCTGTGCTGTGACGCAATGGCGGGCGATGAGAGCCATGCCTCAGTCCTGCTCTGGTTACCTGGGGGCGATACCCTTACAGAAGATGACAACGTTGCCTTGGAGCAGGCCCTCACGGTGACAGCCCTGGAGATGATGAAGACACAGGCTGTGTCCGAGGTGGCCTTGAGGTTCCAGCGGAACTTCCTATTTGACCTGCTCACCGGTACGGCAGAGTCCAGGGAGACAGTACTGGCCATGGCGGGATCCTTCGGCTGGCAGTTGGACAAACCCCACTTTGCCGTGGCGATCAAGCGGTATGGCCACCGGTTGTCGCTAGGCGAGCCTGGCGCCGAGGCCCCCCGGAGTCTTCTCCCGAGCGCCAGGAGGGCGCTGGCCCTGGAGGGACTTCGCCAGGACTGCATAGTGATGGACCTCCGGGACATCATCGTGGTCTTGATGCCCAGCCAGGATCACAAGTTCAAGAACAGCAGGGACTTCCTGCCCCTCGGGAAGAGGATCGCGGAGCGCCTGGCGAGGGAGGCTGGAGAGGAGGGTGTGTGCATGGGGGTCGGCAGGGTCTGCCAGGATGTGATGGATCTGAACAGGTCCTACTCCGAGGCCAGGAGGGCTCTTTCCCTGGGACAACACGTCTGGGGCAGGGGCGCAGTCACCCACCACGACGACCTTGGCACATACCGTGTCCTGTCGTCAGTCTCGGAGGATCCTGAGGCCCTTGCCTTCTACAGGGAGACACTGGGGCCTGTGGTGCAGTACGACAGGAGGAATGGCGCCAACTTGCTGGGGACCCTCGAAACCTTTTTCTTGCTCCAGGAGGACGTTGTCGAGGTTGCCAGGTCCCTCTTCGTACATCCAAACACCGTCCGGTATCGATTAAAGAGAGTGTGCGAATTGACGGGAGTTTCACTACACAGTTCCGAGGGGCGGTTAAACCTGCAGGTTGCTCTGAAGATCCACCACATGATGCAGGGGAAGAATGCCGGGCTCCTCCCGGACGAGCACCTTATCTAGAGCATGCCAAACCGTCCGGAGTGAACAACTGGGCATAGCGGATCCTCACCGGGCCGCTAGTAGGTCATTGGAGGCTTGGACAGCAAAATTGAGCGTTTTTCGTACATGACTACAAAGGAGATCGCCCTGGCCGAACTGAAGACAGTGTAGAAAGAATAGTTAAAACGCGATTGGAGGTCGGATCGATGAGAGACAGGTTCAGAGGAAGAGACTTCCTCACTCTAATGGACTTCACCAAGGAAGAGATCACCTACATACTGGATACGGCGGCTGACCTCAAGAGGCAGTGGACTCGCAGGGAGCCTCACGAGCTTCTCCGGGGCCGGACCATTGCCATGGTGTTTGAGAAGAAGTCCACTCGGACCCGGGTGTCGTTCCAGGCTGCAGTGGCCCACCTGGGTGCCCAGAGCTTCTATATGAGGCCTGACGAAATGCAGCTGGGCAGGGGTGAACCCATAAAGGATACCGCCCGCACCCTGGACCGTTACTGCGATGCCCTCGTAATGAGGACGTTCGGGCAGGAGATCGTAGAGGAATTCGCTAAGTACATGAAGACGCCGGTGATAAACGCTCTCACCGATCTTACCCATCCCTGCCAGGGCCTGGCGGATCTCCTCACCATCAGGGAGAAGAAGGGGCGCCTTGAGAACCTCAAGTGGGCCTTTACCGGGGATGTGTGGAACGTCATGTACACCAGCATGATATGCGCCGGCACCTTCGGTATGCAGATATATGCTGCCTTCCCCAAGAAGTACGAGCCCAACCCCAGGATACTGCAGGTTGCCAGGGAAAGGGCCGCTGTCACCGGGGCGAAGATCGTGCTTACCGATGACTTGGACGAGGCTGTGCGAGATGCGGACGTTGTCTACGCCAATACATGGCATAGCATGGGCGGCCCTGAGCAAAACAAGGAGCAGCGGATCAAGGACTTCGCCGGCTTCCAGATCAACGAGGAGGTAATGGCCAAGGCGAAGCCTGACGCCATATTCATGCACTGTCTCCCGGGCTACCGGGGCGAAGAGATGACTGACGGCGTGGTCGAAAGCCCGCAATCAGTCGTGTTTGACCAGGCGGAGAACCGCATGCACACGGAGAAGGCCGTCCTGGCCCTGTTCGTTCCGTAGGCGAGCCCATGAACCCAAAGACGATTGTCATTGCGCTAGGCGGGAACGCTGTGCTCCAGCCCGGCCAGAAGGGCACAGCGGAAGAGCAGATGGAAAACGTCCGGAAGACTGCCGTGAGCACGGTCCGGATGATCCAGGCTGGTCACAGGGTAGTGATTACTCACGGCAACGGCCCCCAGGTCGGCAACATTCTCATACAGAACGAGGAGGCCAAGGAGAGGGTCCCACCCATGCCGCTGGATGTGTGCGGGGCCAAGAGCCAGGGCAAGATCGGCTATATGGTGCAGCAGGCCCTGGCCAACGAGATCAGTTCCAAGGGGCTTGACATGCCCGTTGCGACCCTGGTCACCCAGGTTCTGGTAGATGCGGAGGACCCCGCGTTCTCCAATCCCACCAAGCCCATCGGGCCCTTCTACACCCAGGACAGGGCTGAGGCCCTGATGAAGAGCGGTATGATGCTTAAGGAGGATGCGGGGCGAGGCTGGCGGCGAGTTGTTCCATCCCCGGATCCCAAGGCAATCTGTGAGGTCGGCATCATAAAGAGACTCGTAGATTCCGGGGTAGTGTTGATTGCGTGCGGTGGTGGAGGGATTCCAGTTGTCCGGGAGAATGGGACCCTCCGAGGCGTTGAGGCTGTGATAGACAAGGACCTGGCCGGAGAGAGGCTTGCCCACGCCGTGGGTGCCCAGGTATTCCTGGTCCTTACCGATGTGGAGAGGGTGTCCATCAACTACAGGACGCCCCAGGAGAAGCCCCTGAGCACGCTGAACGTCGAGGAGGCCGGCCGCTACCTCAAGGAGGGCCACTTCGGTTCCGGCAGCATGGAACCCAAGGTAAGAGCCGCCATGAGGTTTGTTGCCAACGGTGGGGAGCGGGCGATAATAACCTCCCTCTTCAATGCGGAGGAGGCTCTCCAGGGCCTGACGGGTACCTGCGTAACGAGGTAGGGCCAAGAACACAGGAAGGGGGTGAGCCCCTAGCCACACCCGATCTAACGAGAAGGGCAGGACAACGGCACAGGGTCCCGGCCTACAGCATCTATAGCTGCACGGGACGAAAGGAGATGGATGTCATGGGCTACAGGGACAACGAGTATGGGCGGCTCAGGAAGGTCCTCTTGTGCAAGCCAACCTATTTCGAGTGGGAGCCCATCAACGAAGTGGCCAAGAAGAACATCCTGGAAAGGAAGTTCGACCACAAGAAAGCCTTGGAAGAGCATGAGGAATTGGCCAGCGCCCTGAGGTCTGCGGGCGTCGAGGTGCTGTACATCGAACCCAGCAAACCGCATCACTACATGGTCTACTCCAGGGATTTTGGGAAGGGTCTAGACGGCGGGGTCCTGATGGGCAGGTTCAGGATGCCCGTGCGCATGGGGGAGGACGACCTCTACGAAACATACCTGCGGCAAAAGGATGTACCCGTGCTTGGACAGGTGGCTTGCGGTTCCCTTGAGGGCGGTGACATTCACTTCCTGGACAGCAACACCCTGGCCATTGGCGTTGGCGCCAGGAGTTCAATGGAAGGAGTCAATTCCATCAAGGAGCTCCTGGAGCCCAAAGGCATTGAGGTTCTCCCGGTGGATTTCGAGTACAGGTACCTCCACCTCGACCTCCTCTTTGTGGTCTTGGCCGAGAAGGTGTGCCTGCTATGCAAGGAGGGCCTGCCCGGCGAGTTCTTGAGGTTACTAGAGCAAAAGCACTTCGAAATGATCGAGGTCTCCGCCAGCGAGGCAATGGAGCTGAAGAACAACGTCCTGTCCATTGATGGAAAGACCATACTCTCGTTCAAGGAAAACGAGGACGTCAACAAGAAACTCAGGGCTCACGGCTTCGAAGTCCTGGATCCAAGCTTGGAGATGTTCACCCGTGGGGGCGGAGCTCCGAGGTGCCTCACCTTCCCGTTAGAAAGAGACGCTGTATAACAGTCAATGGAAAACCCTAAGGAAGGGGCAGATTCCAGTGACCAAACATGGCTCTAAGGATTCATACTCTCTTGTGGGCTTGTTGCGTTTCATAGTACCGTCTCTGGTTGGAACAGCCATCTTCCTCCTCCCCATACCCAAGGACGGCACCCTCACTATCATCCTTGGGATCATGATGGACGCCGTCAGAGCGGCTCTCAAGGAACAGTTACCCTTCATTGGCATGCTCATCGTGGTGGCTTCAGCGGCACTCACCCTTATAACGGTGTTTTTCAAGCCTGGCTTTATCATGAAGAACGAGTTTCTCAGGCAGCTGTTTGACGTTGGCCCCCTATGGTACGTTTCCCGGGCACTAGGAGGCATACTCTATATCATGGTGTACTACTCCATCGGGCCTGAGTTCATATGGCACGTTGACACTGGGGGTACACCAGCCTTCGTTCTCATACCCATCCTCGTTGCACTGTTCGTCTTCACCAGTTTCATTATCTCCCTCATTACCGACTTCGGGCTGATGGAGTATGTGGGAACGCTTGTCCGGTTCACCATGAGGCCCATCTTCACCCTGCCCGGCAGGTCAGCCATCGACTGCCTGGCATCATGGCTTGGAAGCCCCTCGGTGGCAGTGATAGTGACTCGTAAGATGTATGATGAAGGATACTACACGGGCCGCGAGGCAGCGGTGATTGCCACTACCTTCTCCATCGTCGGCATAGCCTATATCTACGTCATGGCTAGTGTTGTCGGCCTTGCCGACCGCTACTTCCAGCTGCTCTTCGCCACATACGTCGTCTCGGGGATCCTGGCCGTGGTGATGCCTAGAATATGGCCGCTATCCAGGGTGCCGGATACCTACTACGA is part of the Bacillota bacterium genome and harbors:
- a CDS encoding CoA transferase, whose product is MKPLENTRVLDLTRVLAGPYCTMILADLGAHVIKVEMPGSGDDTRQWGPPFQNGESAYFLSINRNKKSLALNLKRPRGREVFLKLLDSSDVLVENFRPGTMESLGLGYETLRASNPGLVYCSISGFGQTGPYSQRPGYDLLMQGMGGLMSITGEEGGPPLKVGIAITDIGAGMWGALGIMAALNHRERTGQGQLVDVALLDGVVSWLTFMAGIYFATGQNPPKLGSAHPTIVPYQAFQCSDGRWIVVAVGNDNLWLQFLTVIRDEAIASDPRFARNQGRVENRKELVERLQRAFLQRDAAYWLSALEAAGVPVGPINTLEDVFRDPQVLARDMLAEMDHPLVGRLNTLGVPVKLSLTPGSLDTPPPLLGEHTREILMGLGYSPEEVEEIQGEATV
- a CDS encoding aminotransferase class III-fold pyridoxal phosphate-dependent enzyme, producing the protein MDRIAELERQYVLRSWSVQSKNTYTNVVGGKGAFFWDDQGKKYLDFSAQLVNANVGHQDPRVIEAIKEQADKMCYVAPFYASEPRARLAQEVIEVCPPSMGKVFFTLGGAESNENAIKIARMYTGKMKVISRYRSYHGATYGAITLTGDPRRPPVEPGIPGVLKVFDHYCYRCSFGLRYPSCDVRCAESIREVIQYENPDTVAAVTVETVTGTNGIFVPPPEYLPRLREICDEFSVLLICDEVMSGFGRTGEWFAVDHWKIQPDMMTMAKGLTSGYVPLGAVVVSKDIAKGFEDRMFWCGLTYSGHSLACAAGLGNMRAYREDGMIGNAKRLGNVMDQELAAIMDRHPSVGDIRNIGLFGAIELVKDRETREPLAPWNGPDPGVMGAINKFLLERGVYTYLRWNLLFLTPPLCITESELVEGLAIVDESLRIADEFAAKKG
- a CDS encoding aldehyde ferredoxin oxidoreductase family protein — its product is MPYGYNSRFLRMDLGTGEVSTQTYTEELARKYLGGSGIITRILWDEVDLHADPLGPENPLAFMTGLLTGTPVPTACKGSVVARSPLTGLWSESTVGGYWPARLKGTGYDGILFTGEAPKPVYVYLDRDRTEVLPAGDLWGLDTYEVAERLREIHGDKCQVAAIGPAGENLVKIASIMMGGHDGRAAGRTGMGAVMGSKRLKAIVAGEGARPGVADLKALQAKNKEVLEVLKVAAKGLHDFGTAGGVKAVEAFGDLPIKNWMEGSWTEGAEKICGQTIDKTVLEGHYACFSCPIRCGKIVRLRTGPHQGDTAHGPEYETCAGLGSMVLNDDLDVLCAGNDLCNRLGLDTISASAVIALAMEAYDKGLISREDAGMEVLWGDPGAILGLLQQVAYRQGLGEVLSGGVKSASEQLGKNTAEMAVHQKGLEYAYHDPRAFTSMSVNYSTANRGACHLEGLTYFVENKAFPGSIIGLADEWDPHSSEGKAKLAVSMQDFLSVFNPLGICKFLMRGKTGPDTLAHWVNSALGWEVDAAGLIETGERLFNMHRAINTRMGISRKDDVPPPRLISHARRTGGAAGSLPHAGKLLNEYYDLRGWDEEGIPTEDKLLGLGLECMLPPTPW
- the mobB gene encoding molybdopterin-guanine dinucleotide biosynthesis protein B — protein: MTRGDNLIPIISVVGRSKSGKTTLLERLIPELAGRGYRVGTIKHDVHGFEVDQPGKDTWKHARAGAVSVAISSHAKVAVIRRLESEMPLDDVATLLGEVDIILTEGYKSGDKPKVEVLGLRDPSPLYGPGDNMVAQVGNGETIMGAPPYINRDDAASLADVIEKKFLLAGSG
- a CDS encoding PucR family transcriptional regulator ligand-binding domain-containing protein; this encodes MKISVSEALALKPFRQARVLAGSGGLERKIGSVTVMDTPDIARWLKGNEMLLCNLFVLKDDPKAQVGLISDLAAKDVACLALKLKRFVDNVPKEMLDLADELDLPIIEMPGDIAWIEVITPVFGEILNRQAMALERSVEIHKRFTTIALKGDGVQAIASSLSQLIQHPVTIVDGSFQVLCHVPFGASCETPPISEVLKVFEEAPLVLTIHGCRCRQIPLFQLGVTCLCCDAMAGDESHASVLLWLPGGDTLTEDDNVALEQALTVTALEMMKTQAVSEVALRFQRNFLFDLLTGTAESRETVLAMAGSFGWQLDKPHFAVAIKRYGHRLSLGEPGAEAPRSLLPSARRALALEGLRQDCIVMDLRDIIVVLMPSQDHKFKNSRDFLPLGKRIAERLAREAGEEGVCMGVGRVCQDVMDLNRSYSEARRALSLGQHVWGRGAVTHHDDLGTYRVLSSVSEDPEALAFYRETLGPVVQYDRRNGANLLGTLETFFLLQEDVVEVARSLFVHPNTVRYRLKRVCELTGVSLHSSEGRLNLQVALKIHHMMQGKNAGLLPDEHLI
- the argF gene encoding ornithine carbamoyltransferase, which produces MRDRFRGRDFLTLMDFTKEEITYILDTAADLKRQWTRREPHELLRGRTIAMVFEKKSTRTRVSFQAAVAHLGAQSFYMRPDEMQLGRGEPIKDTARTLDRYCDALVMRTFGQEIVEEFAKYMKTPVINALTDLTHPCQGLADLLTIREKKGRLENLKWAFTGDVWNVMYTSMICAGTFGMQIYAAFPKKYEPNPRILQVARERAAVTGAKIVLTDDLDEAVRDADVVYANTWHSMGGPEQNKEQRIKDFAGFQINEEVMAKAKPDAIFMHCLPGYRGEEMTDGVVESPQSVVFDQAENRMHTEKAVLALFVP
- the arcC gene encoding carbamate kinase — protein: MNPKTIVIALGGNAVLQPGQKGTAEEQMENVRKTAVSTVRMIQAGHRVVITHGNGPQVGNILIQNEEAKERVPPMPLDVCGAKSQGKIGYMVQQALANEISSKGLDMPVATLVTQVLVDAEDPAFSNPTKPIGPFYTQDRAEALMKSGMMLKEDAGRGWRRVVPSPDPKAICEVGIIKRLVDSGVVLIACGGGGIPVVRENGTLRGVEAVIDKDLAGERLAHAVGAQVFLVLTDVERVSINYRTPQEKPLSTLNVEEAGRYLKEGHFGSGSMEPKVRAAMRFVANGGERAIITSLFNAEEALQGLTGTCVTR
- a CDS encoding arginine deiminase family protein, with product MGYRDNEYGRLRKVLLCKPTYFEWEPINEVAKKNILERKFDHKKALEEHEELASALRSAGVEVLYIEPSKPHHYMVYSRDFGKGLDGGVLMGRFRMPVRMGEDDLYETYLRQKDVPVLGQVACGSLEGGDIHFLDSNTLAIGVGARSSMEGVNSIKELLEPKGIEVLPVDFEYRYLHLDLLFVVLAEKVCLLCKEGLPGEFLRLLEQKHFEMIEVSASEAMELKNNVLSIDGKTILSFKENEDVNKKLRAHGFEVLDPSLEMFTRGGGAPRCLTFPLERDAV
- a CDS encoding YjiH family protein yields the protein MTKHGSKDSYSLVGLLRFIVPSLVGTAIFLLPIPKDGTLTIILGIMMDAVRAALKEQLPFIGMLIVVASAALTLITVFFKPGFIMKNEFLRQLFDVGPLWYVSRALGGILYIMVYYSIGPEFIWHVDTGGTPAFVLIPILVALFVFTSFIISLITDFGLMEYVGTLVRFTMRPIFTLPGRSAIDCLASWLGSPSVAVIVTRKMYDEGYYTGREAAVIATTFSIVGIAYIYVMASVVGLADRYFQLLFATYVVSGILAVVMPRIWPLSRVPDTYYEKVGQQITEELPKGATMHEWAVKTAVKRAEKSSLAAVLTTGYKTLLTIYVSTTPLVMAWGTIALVIAMYTPVFEWIAYPFYLLLSLVGIPEAAKTASAFVLAYPDQFLAGIIGSGVESRVAKFMCAGISITGLIYLSEVGVLILDSKIPMSFKNLTIIYVERAVFTIFLLAPFAFWLA